A single genomic interval of Armigeres subalbatus isolate Guangzhou_Male chromosome 1, GZ_Asu_2, whole genome shotgun sequence harbors:
- the LOC134216725 gene encoding uncharacterized protein LOC134216725, producing the protein MSGHWIESDISPSSDDEGHQQYGKHEETDGGKKELEQVPGAHYADVTKKLKAEWLSGSWPLTPFDGSLPTHKRKAEWVRFRDQFERIVSCKAAVDSVTKLTGMKIFAGDYLLNIIEIQEKVVAEQTDDIYYGTVRSVDKYFNQTCDAIKERMIFREMHMNATESFVDWVLRLELQAKFCEFSEGQRREEFVQALLRRSVPVIAIKLYEMSHIWDNDIAKIIGYGKHLDYIRAETKEASDKTRNYMPSSEETENASEESRYKVVNALQSRKHKWLPDRVEPFRRSEASRFNLRSPNSNMQLQSGDRCGSNCNKCGRIHGPRNCKAFRAKCFNCGIFGHFSEYCRSPRGSRAKPRTLKLENSANNVNQQASMINQVSIDNNEI; encoded by the exons ATGAGTGGTCACTGGATTGAAAGCGACATTTCACCATCTTCGGATGATGAAGGGCACCAACAGTACGGAAAACATGAGGAAACAGATGGCGGAAAAAAGGAGTTGGAGCAGGTTCCCGGTGCTCACTATGCTGACGTCACGAAAAAATTAAAAGCGGAGTGGCTTTCGGGGTCATGGCCCTTGACGCCGTTCGATGGATCTTTGCCGACACACAAGCGGAAGGCGGAATGGGTACGATTCCGTGACCAATTCGAGAGAATCGTATCATGTAAAGCTGCTGTTGATTCTGTTACAAAACTCACCGGTATGAAGATTTTCGCCGGTGATTATCTGCTAAACATAATTGAAATACAGGAAAAAGTTGTGGCGGAACAAACCGACGATATTTACTATG GTACGGTTAGGTCTGTAGATAAATATTTCAATCAGACGTGTGACGCAATCAAGGAGCGAATGATTTTCCGTGAGATGCACATGAATGCTACAGAATCTTTTGTGGATTGGGTACTGAGACTGGAGCTACAGGCCAAATTCTGTGAGTTCAGTGAAGGGCAGCGTCGAGAAGAATTCGTTCAGGCATTGTTGAGGAGATCCGTTCCTGTGATTGCCATAAAATTGTACGAGATGTCACACATCTGGGATAATGACATTGCCAAAATCATCGGTTACGGTAAGCATTTGGATTATATCCGGGCCGAAACGAAAGAAGCGAGCGATAAAACGAGGAACTACATGCCTTCATCAGAAGAAACAGAGAATGCCTCTGAGGAATCACGGTATAAGGTAGTTAATGCTCTACAGTCGCGGAAACATAAATGGCTGCCGGATCGTGTCGAGCCATTCCGCCGGAGTGAAGCTAGCCGCTTTAATCTTCGATCGCCAAACTCAAATATGCAACTACAGTCTGGTGATAGATGTGGTTCAAACTGCAATAAATGTGGGAGAATACATGGTCCAAGAAACTGTAAAGCGTTTCGGGCCAAGTGTTTCAACTGTGGCATATTTGGTCATTTTTCTGAATATTGTCGATCACCTCGAGGCAGCCGAGCTAAACCAAGGACTCTGAAACTGGAAAACTCAGCAAATAACGTCAATCAGCAAGCCAGCATGATTAACCAGGTATCTATTGACAACAACGAAATATAA
- the LOC134206316 gene encoding uncharacterized protein LOC134206316: protein MSKTDYEIEKQLITDCSSFSLMVRTLATVHRAVQNFKSIGHNHQTGEHHTGELNPDELHRAKVKLLQAAQHDEYNQELELLRRGKFLQPKHNISALHPFLDAEGTMRVGGRLQNSAQPYDMKHPIILPQKHRATELLVRDLHLRDLHAGSALLTATIRQHYWIVGCQTVVRKVVQGCTRCVRLKGKTASQLMGSLPPARVLATRAFSHVGVDYAGPIQLKATCVRGVKVTKGYIVVFVCLSTRAVHLEVASDLSADTFIGSLKRFISRRGYPVEIRSDNGTNFVGADRKLREFFEQIHSSSKNASRYFGNLGINWIFNPPSAPHMGGIWEAAAHRGMLNV from the exons ATGTCAAAAACTGACTACGAAATTGAAAAGCAGCTGATCACCGATTGTTCCAGTTTTTCGCTTATGGTACGCACGTTGGCTACTGTGCATCGTGCCGTACAAAACTTTAAGTCTATTGGGCATAATCACCAAACCGGCGAGCACCATACGGGTGAGTTAAATCCAGATGAACTGCATCGAGCGAAGGTTAAACTGCTGCAAGCAGCTCAGCACGACGAATACAATCAAGAGTTGGAGCTACTTAGAAGGGGTAAGTTTTTGCAACCCAAGCACAATATTTCTGCCCTGCATCCTTTTCTGGATGCTGAAGGAACCATGCGCGTCGGCGGCCGTTTGCAAAATTCAGCGCAACCGTATGACATGAAACACCCCATCATACTGCCTCAAAAGCATCGAGCTACGGAACTACTAGTGCGTGATTTACACCTTCGTGATCTCCATGCAGGCTCTGCTCTGTTGACGGCAACCATTCGTCAACACTATTGGATAGTCGGTTGCCAGACGGTAGTTCGTAAGGTGGTTCAAGGATGTACACGATGTGTACGTCTTAAGGGAAAAACAGCTAGTCAGTTGATGGGCAGTCTACCACCAGCCAGAGTGCTCGCCACACGTGCCTTTTCACATGTTGGTGTGGATTATGCTGGTCCTATCCAGCTTAAAGCAACGTGCGTTCGCGGAGTCAAGGTCACCAAGGGGTACATCGTCGTGTTTGTGTGCCTCTCAACTCGTGCTGTACACTTAGAAGTGGCAAGCGACCTTTCAGCTGACACGTTCATTGGATCTTTGAAACGTTTCATCTCACGCCGTGGTTATCCTGTTGAGATTCGGTCGGACAACGGGACCAATTTTGTTGGTGCTGACCGTAAGTTGCGTGAATTTTTCGAACAGATTCATTCCTCCAGCAAGAACGCCAGTCGCTATTTTGGCAATTTGGGTATCAACTGGATTTTCAACCCGCCCTCGGCGCCACACATGGGCGGAATATGGGAGGCCgccgcacataggg GGATGTTAAATGTATGA
- the LOC134206317 gene encoding uncharacterized protein LOC134206317 translates to MAVHRWASSVGFTMTTPSAVGGTNCPEQGFNLGEYNKCNNTSFHTSKETLKRLVSKYTISGANYQNAWSTLANHFDKKRYTVFSLVHEFLSQSPITQANSQSLSRLVTTSDEIIQQMDALGPEFTGRDPWLIHLILEKLDKETRTSWSHEVVDTDDPTFNDLLEFLKSAASNNGELVDPQFNRPSAIDIILGADVFLALLEGGQVKNESGHTVAQRTVFGWIVAGQYDASGTTQSNHTIVNLHVETDLNRTLQQFWEQEEIFKPPSLTLPEQQVIEHFNSTLQRDETGRFIVRLPFDDSKPALGDSLAVAYTSFMHEYMELGHMEEVPSNQVERPSSECFYLPHHAVIKNDSLTTKLRVVFDASCASSSGVSLNDRLLAGPNNNSDLFEVSLRFRSHRVAFFADVTKMYRQVLVHPMDRDFQRIVFREEPDQPIRHYRLCTVTYGTKTAPYLAIESMREATKSFESMYPQAVEAIKRNFHVDDFLSGAEDEEKAIQLKNQVVEILSSAGFELRKWSSNNRNLLPNNDNDKATPVPVKMLNDSETVKALGINWYPSEDKYGFKVNFSPFNVNTKRQMISDSARTRSVGWRQ, encoded by the exons TACCTCTTTTCATACCTCGAAGGAGACGCTAAAGAGATTAGTCAGCAAATACACTATCTCTGGTGCTAACTACCAAAATGCATGGAGTACTCTTGCCAACCACTTCGACAAAAAGCGATACACGGTGTTTTCGTTGGTGCATGAGTTCCTGTCCCAATCGCCAATAACTCAAGCAAATTCGCAGTCACTGAGCAGGCTAGTTACCACATCCGATGAAATCATTCAGCAAATGGACGCATTGGGTCCCGAGTTCACAGGGCGGGATCCGTGGTTAATCCACCTCATTTTAGAGAAACTGGACAAGGAGACACGAACGAGTTGGTCACATGAAGTCGTCGACACCGATGATCCCACCTTCAATGATTTGCTGGAGTTCCTTAAAAGCGCAGCGAG CAACAATGGAGAATTGGTGGACCCGCAATTCAATCGACCAAGTGCAATAGATATCATACTAGGGGCTGACGTTTTTCTAGCTCTCCTAGAGGGAGGACAAGTGAAGAACGAAAGTGGCCATACAGTGGCCCAACGTACAGTGTTCGGATGGATTGTCGCTGGACAGTACGATGCATCAGGAACCACACAAAGTAACCACACCATTGTGAACCTGCATGTTGAAACGGATCTAAACCGGACCTTGCAGCAGTTCTGGGAGCAGGAGGAGATTTTCAAGCCACCATCGCTTACTCTTCCTGAGCAGCAGGTCATTGAACACTTCAATTCGACCTTGCAACGCGATGAAACAGGGCGCTTTATCGTCAGACTTCCGTTTGATGATTCGAAGCCGGCGCTCGGCGATTCTCTTGCCGTAGCC TATACATCGTTCATGCACGAATACATGGAACTCGGCCACATGGAAGAGGTTCCATCCAATCAAGTGGAACGACCCAGCAGCGAGTGTTTTTATCTGCCGCACCACGCCGTTATCAAAAATGACAGTTTGACAACAAAATTACGTGTCGTTTTCGACGCCTCCTGTGCATCATCATCGGGAGTCTCGCTGAACGATAGACTATTGGCGGGACCAAACAACAACTCTGACCTTTTTGAAGTATCTTTGCGGTTCCGTTCTCACCGAGTAGCCTTTTTTGCAGATGTCACCAAAATGTATCGCCAAGTTTTGGTACATCCAATGGACCGTGACTTCCAACGCATCGTTTTCCGCGAGGAACCGGATCAGCCAATCAGACACTACCGGCTGTGTACTGTAACATACGGTACGAAGACGGCGCCATACCTGGCAATCGAGTCCATGAGAGAAGCAACGAAGTCTTTTGAATCAATGTATCCTCAAGCAGTAGAGGCTATCAAGCGCAACTTTCACGTCGACGATTTTTTATCCGGTGCAGAAGACGAAGAAAAGGCAATCCAGCTGAAAAACCAAGTGGTCGAAATTCTTTCCTCGGCTGGTTTCGAACTCCGTAAATGGTCTTCGAACAACAGAAATCTTCTGCCAAATAACGACAATGATAAAGCTACCCCGGTTCCGGTGAAAATGTTGAATGATAGCGAGACTGTGAAGGCACTGGGAATCAACTGGTATCCATCCGAAGACAAATATGGATTCAAGGTCAACTTCTCCCCATTTAATGTCAATACTAAGCGTCAGATGATTTCAGACTCAGCAAGAACCCGTTCGGTTGGTTGGCGCCAGTAA